A genomic window from Salvelinus alpinus chromosome 10, SLU_Salpinus.1, whole genome shotgun sequence includes:
- the LOC139532132 gene encoding 5'-AMP-activated protein kinase subunit gamma-1-like isoform X1, whose product MEKILIRQIMFQEMREELKNSGNSEADAEIYMKFMKSHCCYEAIPTSCKLVIFDTTLQVKKAFFALVANGLRAAPLWDSKTQRFVGMLTITDFINILHRYYRSPLVQMNELERHQIGTWRDVYLQYSNHCLHSITPDASLFDAIYSLLRYKIHRLPVIDPVSGNVLHILTHKRILKFLHIFYSTQKETVPKPCFMQKTIQDVGIGTFQNIATVQQTASVYDALSVFVERRVSALPVVNEQGKVVALYSRFDVINLAAQKTYNNLNMSMQEAIQRRCCFIEGVIKCLPDETLETVIDRIIKAEVHRLVLVDKEDVCRGIISLSDLLQAMVLSPAEISSKSN is encoded by the exons ATGGAGAAAATACTTATCAGGCAG ATCATGTTTCAAGAGATGCGTGAAGAATTGAAGAATTCAGGTAATTCAG AGGCTGATGCTGAGATATACATGAAGTTCATGAAAAGTCATTGCTGCTATGAGGCCATTCCAACCAGCTGTAAACTGGTAATATTTGACACAACACTACAA GTGAAGAAAGCCTTTTTCGCTCTTGTAGCAAACGGCTTGAGAGCTGCACCTCTCTGGGATAGCAAGACACAGAGGTTTGTGG GTATGCTGACTATAACAGATTTCATCAACATTCTCCATCGTTACTACAGGTCCCCATTG GTTCAAATGAATGAGCTGGAGAGGCATCAAATTGGAACATGGCGAG atgtGTACCTGCAATACTCCAACCACTGTCTTCACAGTATCACTCCAGATGCCAG CCTCTTCGACGCCATCTATTCCCTACTGAGATATAAGATCCACAGATTGCCGGTTATCGATCCCGTGTCCGGAAATGTCTTACACATTCTCACGCACAAGCGAATCCTCAAGTTTCTCCATATATTT tattctaCACAGAAAGAGACAGTCCCAAAACCCTGCTTCATGCAGAAGACGATCCAGGACGTTGGGATCGGGACATTCCAGAACATTGCCACGGTCCAGCAGACGGCCTCAGTCTACGATGCCCTGTCTGTGTTTGTAGAGAGGAGGGTCTCCGCACTGCCCGTAGTAAACGAGCAAG GCAAGGTGGTGGCTCTCTACTCCAGATTTGATGTGATT AATCTGGCTGCCCAGAAGACATACAACAACCTGAACATGTCCATGCAGGAGGCCATCCAACGGCGCTGCTGTTTCATTGAGGGCGTCATCAAGTGTCTCCCCGACGAGACCCTGGAGACCGTCATTGATCGCATAATTAAGGCTGAG GTCCATCGGCTGGTCCTGGTGGACAAAGAGGACGTGTGCAGGgggatcatctctctctctgacctgctCCAGGCCATGGTGTTAAGCCCGGCAG AGATTTCAAGCAAATCAAACTGA
- the LOC139532132 gene encoding 5'-AMP-activated protein kinase subunit gamma-1-like isoform X2 has translation MFQEMREELKNSEADAEIYMKFMKSHCCYEAIPTSCKLVIFDTTLQVKKAFFALVANGLRAAPLWDSKTQRFVGMLTITDFINILHRYYRSPLVQMNELERHQIGTWRDVYLQYSNHCLHSITPDASLFDAIYSLLRYKIHRLPVIDPVSGNVLHILTHKRILKFLHIFYSTQKETVPKPCFMQKTIQDVGIGTFQNIATVQQTASVYDALSVFVERRVSALPVVNEQGKVVALYSRFDVINLAAQKTYNNLNMSMQEAIQRRCCFIEGVIKCLPDETLETVIDRIIKAEVHRLVLVDKEDVCRGIISLSDLLQAMVLSPAEISSKSN, from the exons ATGTTTCAAGAGATGCGTGAAGAATTGAAGAATTCAG AGGCTGATGCTGAGATATACATGAAGTTCATGAAAAGTCATTGCTGCTATGAGGCCATTCCAACCAGCTGTAAACTGGTAATATTTGACACAACACTACAA GTGAAGAAAGCCTTTTTCGCTCTTGTAGCAAACGGCTTGAGAGCTGCACCTCTCTGGGATAGCAAGACACAGAGGTTTGTGG GTATGCTGACTATAACAGATTTCATCAACATTCTCCATCGTTACTACAGGTCCCCATTG GTTCAAATGAATGAGCTGGAGAGGCATCAAATTGGAACATGGCGAG atgtGTACCTGCAATACTCCAACCACTGTCTTCACAGTATCACTCCAGATGCCAG CCTCTTCGACGCCATCTATTCCCTACTGAGATATAAGATCCACAGATTGCCGGTTATCGATCCCGTGTCCGGAAATGTCTTACACATTCTCACGCACAAGCGAATCCTCAAGTTTCTCCATATATTT tattctaCACAGAAAGAGACAGTCCCAAAACCCTGCTTCATGCAGAAGACGATCCAGGACGTTGGGATCGGGACATTCCAGAACATTGCCACGGTCCAGCAGACGGCCTCAGTCTACGATGCCCTGTCTGTGTTTGTAGAGAGGAGGGTCTCCGCACTGCCCGTAGTAAACGAGCAAG GCAAGGTGGTGGCTCTCTACTCCAGATTTGATGTGATT AATCTGGCTGCCCAGAAGACATACAACAACCTGAACATGTCCATGCAGGAGGCCATCCAACGGCGCTGCTGTTTCATTGAGGGCGTCATCAAGTGTCTCCCCGACGAGACCCTGGAGACCGTCATTGATCGCATAATTAAGGCTGAG GTCCATCGGCTGGTCCTGGTGGACAAAGAGGACGTGTGCAGGgggatcatctctctctctgacctgctCCAGGCCATGGTGTTAAGCCCGGCAG AGATTTCAAGCAAATCAAACTGA
- the LOC139532127 gene encoding reticulophagy regulator 2-like isoform X1, whose translation MASGEEARCPSVSSVLEDLFPAGGSEQVCGDGNPELVQLRERLQGWLSQYEPLLLWMQRLLVWERPLYSIFVALTLNTLFWLLSSTSLRPLFLLSLSILGLMQLERWKHKLPLTTVQYPEANPMERETMNVQPRLLSIPELSHHLVESYLYCCLFVQEMLQYKRQNHGKFCAMMCSGCSVLAVVGHYVPGIMISYIVALSVLVWPLVVYHELIQRMYTGLEPILMKLDYSMKGDTQHRKHDKRKVKKEVEEGDEPRAETESESEEELSCFAPLVDAKTTALAMAITDSELSDEEASILESGGFSVSRATTPQITDVSEDPDQQSVHNDPEEAFLRDRSEFPSVDEFPIEHSLLHFPLRGPGQSQGDGATAGGREPSEAEPMSPASLLLQHLASPLHFVNTHFNGRGRPPGGDQGPLLGAGTAEEVVHGGEVESQAPRQSLEALSEEIVNTAISTVVQNTLSALLRSTEDSKVPSIADFLPTDMPSSTLESPPVAEAEKDQDAVAVEKSAEEMPDDMFVPTEDEDFELLDQSELEEMDEDLLGLLSPDGQGIVGVASPTDTPPSLTHQPESF comes from the exons ATGGCGAGCGGAGAGGAGGCTAGATGCCCCTCTGTTTCTTCCGTACTCGAGGACCTGTTCCCTGCCGGAGGATCAGAGCAAGTATGCGGGGATGGGAACCCTGAGCTCGTGCAACTGCGGGAGCGTCTTCAAGGCTGGCTATCGCAATATGAGCCTTTGCTGTTATGGATGCAGAGGCTGCTTGTTTGGGAAAGGCCGCTCTACAGCATCTTTGTTGCTCTCACGCTGAACACCTTGTTCTG gCTTCTGTCTTCGACTTCCCTGcgtcctctcttcctcctgaGTCTTTCCATTCTAGGGCTCATGCAGCTGGAGAGATGGAAGCATAAGTTACCTCTTACAACAG TTCAGTATCCTGAGGCCAACCCAATGGAAAG AGAGACCATGAATGTGCAACCCCGGCTCCTCAGTATTCCAGAGCTCAGCCACCACCTGGTGGAGAGCTACCTCTACTGCTGCCTCTTCGTCCAGGAGATGCTGCAGTACAAAAGGCAGAACCATGGAAAG TTCTGTGCCATGATGTGCTCTGGCTGTTCTGTGCTCGCCGTGGTGGGACACTACGTACCAGGAATCATGATATCCTATATCGTCG CGCTGAGTGTGTTGGTGTGGCCTCTGGTGGTGTACCACGAGCTGATCCAGCGGATGTACACAGGCCTGGAGCCCATTCTGATGAAACTGGACTACAGCATGAAGGGAGACACGCAGCACCGCAAGCACGATAAGAGGA aggtgaagaaggaggtggaggaagggGATGAGCCCAGGgctgagacagagagcgagagcgaggagGAGCTGTCCTGCTTTGCCCCCCTG GTGGATGCAAAGACCACAGCCCTGGCTATGGCCATCACCGACTCGGAGCTGTCTGACGAGGAAGCATCCATTTTGGAGAGTGGGGGGTTCTCCGTATCCAGAGCTACCACCCCACAGATCACAGACGTCTCTGAAG ACCCGGACCAGCAGAGTGTGCACAATGACCCAGAGGAGGCCTTCCTAAGGGACCGATCTGAATTCCCCTCGGTTGACGAGTTCCCCATCGAGCACAGCCTCCTCCATTTTCCGTTGCGGGGCCCCGGTCAGAGCCAAGGGGACGGGGCTACGGCTGGGGGAAGAGAGCCCTCAGAGGCGGAGCCCATGAGCCCGGCCAGCCTCCTCCTCCAGCACCTGGCCTCCCCACTCCACTTTGTCAACACACACTTCAACGGACGTGGACGGCCGCCAGGTGGGGACCAGGGACCACTGCTGGGTGCTGGGACAGCGGAGGAGGTGGTGCATGGGGGGGAAGTGGAGTCCCAGGCCCCGAGGCAGTCACTGGAAGCCCTGAGTGAGGAGATTGTGAACACGGCAATCTCCACCGTGGTGCAGAACACTCTGTCGGCCCTGCTACGCTCCACCGAGGACAGCAAGGTCCCCTCAATCGCAGATTTCCTGCCCACCGACATGCCCTCCAGCACCCTGGAAAGTCCGCCTGTCGCCGAGGCAGAAAAGGACCAGGATGCGGTCGCTGTGGAGAAGAGTGCTGAGGAGATGCCGGACGACATGTTTGTACCGACCGAGGACGAGGACTTTGAGCTTCTGGACCAAAGTGAACTGGAGGAGATGGACGAGGACCTGCTGGGTCTTCTCAGTCCTGATGGACAGGGGATAGTGGGAGTGGCCTCTCCCACAGACACACCCCCATCTCTGACGCACCAACCAGAGTCCTTCTAG
- the LOC139532127 gene encoding reticulophagy regulator 2-like isoform X2, which yields MDAEAACLGKAALQHLCCSHAEHLVLVMLNNLLLSSTSLRPLFLLSLSILGLMQLERWKHKLPLTTVQYPEANPMERETMNVQPRLLSIPELSHHLVESYLYCCLFVQEMLQYKRQNHGKFCAMMCSGCSVLAVVGHYVPGIMISYIVALSVLVWPLVVYHELIQRMYTGLEPILMKLDYSMKGDTQHRKHDKRKVKKEVEEGDEPRAETESESEEELSCFAPLVDAKTTALAMAITDSELSDEEASILESGGFSVSRATTPQITDVSEDPDQQSVHNDPEEAFLRDRSEFPSVDEFPIEHSLLHFPLRGPGQSQGDGATAGGREPSEAEPMSPASLLLQHLASPLHFVNTHFNGRGRPPGGDQGPLLGAGTAEEVVHGGEVESQAPRQSLEALSEEIVNTAISTVVQNTLSALLRSTEDSKVPSIADFLPTDMPSSTLESPPVAEAEKDQDAVAVEKSAEEMPDDMFVPTEDEDFELLDQSELEEMDEDLLGLLSPDGQGIVGVASPTDTPPSLTHQPESF from the exons ATGGATGCAGAGGCTGCTTGTTTGGGAAAGGCCGCTCTACAGCATCTTTGTTGCTCTCACGCTGAACACCTTGTTCTGGTAATGCTAAATAATTT gCTTCTGTCTTCGACTTCCCTGcgtcctctcttcctcctgaGTCTTTCCATTCTAGGGCTCATGCAGCTGGAGAGATGGAAGCATAAGTTACCTCTTACAACAG TTCAGTATCCTGAGGCCAACCCAATGGAAAG AGAGACCATGAATGTGCAACCCCGGCTCCTCAGTATTCCAGAGCTCAGCCACCACCTGGTGGAGAGCTACCTCTACTGCTGCCTCTTCGTCCAGGAGATGCTGCAGTACAAAAGGCAGAACCATGGAAAG TTCTGTGCCATGATGTGCTCTGGCTGTTCTGTGCTCGCCGTGGTGGGACACTACGTACCAGGAATCATGATATCCTATATCGTCG CGCTGAGTGTGTTGGTGTGGCCTCTGGTGGTGTACCACGAGCTGATCCAGCGGATGTACACAGGCCTGGAGCCCATTCTGATGAAACTGGACTACAGCATGAAGGGAGACACGCAGCACCGCAAGCACGATAAGAGGA aggtgaagaaggaggtggaggaagggGATGAGCCCAGGgctgagacagagagcgagagcgaggagGAGCTGTCCTGCTTTGCCCCCCTG GTGGATGCAAAGACCACAGCCCTGGCTATGGCCATCACCGACTCGGAGCTGTCTGACGAGGAAGCATCCATTTTGGAGAGTGGGGGGTTCTCCGTATCCAGAGCTACCACCCCACAGATCACAGACGTCTCTGAAG ACCCGGACCAGCAGAGTGTGCACAATGACCCAGAGGAGGCCTTCCTAAGGGACCGATCTGAATTCCCCTCGGTTGACGAGTTCCCCATCGAGCACAGCCTCCTCCATTTTCCGTTGCGGGGCCCCGGTCAGAGCCAAGGGGACGGGGCTACGGCTGGGGGAAGAGAGCCCTCAGAGGCGGAGCCCATGAGCCCGGCCAGCCTCCTCCTCCAGCACCTGGCCTCCCCACTCCACTTTGTCAACACACACTTCAACGGACGTGGACGGCCGCCAGGTGGGGACCAGGGACCACTGCTGGGTGCTGGGACAGCGGAGGAGGTGGTGCATGGGGGGGAAGTGGAGTCCCAGGCCCCGAGGCAGTCACTGGAAGCCCTGAGTGAGGAGATTGTGAACACGGCAATCTCCACCGTGGTGCAGAACACTCTGTCGGCCCTGCTACGCTCCACCGAGGACAGCAAGGTCCCCTCAATCGCAGATTTCCTGCCCACCGACATGCCCTCCAGCACCCTGGAAAGTCCGCCTGTCGCCGAGGCAGAAAAGGACCAGGATGCGGTCGCTGTGGAGAAGAGTGCTGAGGAGATGCCGGACGACATGTTTGTACCGACCGAGGACGAGGACTTTGAGCTTCTGGACCAAAGTGAACTGGAGGAGATGGACGAGGACCTGCTGGGTCTTCTCAGTCCTGATGGACAGGGGATAGTGGGAGTGGCCTCTCCCACAGACACACCCCCATCTCTGACGCACCAACCAGAGTCCTTCTAG
- the LOC139532127 gene encoding reticulophagy regulator 2-like isoform X3 codes for MQLERWKHKLPLTTVQYPEANPMERETMNVQPRLLSIPELSHHLVESYLYCCLFVQEMLQYKRQNHGKFCAMMCSGCSVLAVVGHYVPGIMISYIVALSVLVWPLVVYHELIQRMYTGLEPILMKLDYSMKGDTQHRKHDKRKVKKEVEEGDEPRAETESESEEELSCFAPLVDAKTTALAMAITDSELSDEEASILESGGFSVSRATTPQITDVSEDPDQQSVHNDPEEAFLRDRSEFPSVDEFPIEHSLLHFPLRGPGQSQGDGATAGGREPSEAEPMSPASLLLQHLASPLHFVNTHFNGRGRPPGGDQGPLLGAGTAEEVVHGGEVESQAPRQSLEALSEEIVNTAISTVVQNTLSALLRSTEDSKVPSIADFLPTDMPSSTLESPPVAEAEKDQDAVAVEKSAEEMPDDMFVPTEDEDFELLDQSELEEMDEDLLGLLSPDGQGIVGVASPTDTPPSLTHQPESF; via the exons ATGCAGCTGGAGAGATGGAAGCATAAGTTACCTCTTACAACAG TTCAGTATCCTGAGGCCAACCCAATGGAAAG AGAGACCATGAATGTGCAACCCCGGCTCCTCAGTATTCCAGAGCTCAGCCACCACCTGGTGGAGAGCTACCTCTACTGCTGCCTCTTCGTCCAGGAGATGCTGCAGTACAAAAGGCAGAACCATGGAAAG TTCTGTGCCATGATGTGCTCTGGCTGTTCTGTGCTCGCCGTGGTGGGACACTACGTACCAGGAATCATGATATCCTATATCGTCG CGCTGAGTGTGTTGGTGTGGCCTCTGGTGGTGTACCACGAGCTGATCCAGCGGATGTACACAGGCCTGGAGCCCATTCTGATGAAACTGGACTACAGCATGAAGGGAGACACGCAGCACCGCAAGCACGATAAGAGGA aggtgaagaaggaggtggaggaagggGATGAGCCCAGGgctgagacagagagcgagagcgaggagGAGCTGTCCTGCTTTGCCCCCCTG GTGGATGCAAAGACCACAGCCCTGGCTATGGCCATCACCGACTCGGAGCTGTCTGACGAGGAAGCATCCATTTTGGAGAGTGGGGGGTTCTCCGTATCCAGAGCTACCACCCCACAGATCACAGACGTCTCTGAAG ACCCGGACCAGCAGAGTGTGCACAATGACCCAGAGGAGGCCTTCCTAAGGGACCGATCTGAATTCCCCTCGGTTGACGAGTTCCCCATCGAGCACAGCCTCCTCCATTTTCCGTTGCGGGGCCCCGGTCAGAGCCAAGGGGACGGGGCTACGGCTGGGGGAAGAGAGCCCTCAGAGGCGGAGCCCATGAGCCCGGCCAGCCTCCTCCTCCAGCACCTGGCCTCCCCACTCCACTTTGTCAACACACACTTCAACGGACGTGGACGGCCGCCAGGTGGGGACCAGGGACCACTGCTGGGTGCTGGGACAGCGGAGGAGGTGGTGCATGGGGGGGAAGTGGAGTCCCAGGCCCCGAGGCAGTCACTGGAAGCCCTGAGTGAGGAGATTGTGAACACGGCAATCTCCACCGTGGTGCAGAACACTCTGTCGGCCCTGCTACGCTCCACCGAGGACAGCAAGGTCCCCTCAATCGCAGATTTCCTGCCCACCGACATGCCCTCCAGCACCCTGGAAAGTCCGCCTGTCGCCGAGGCAGAAAAGGACCAGGATGCGGTCGCTGTGGAGAAGAGTGCTGAGGAGATGCCGGACGACATGTTTGTACCGACCGAGGACGAGGACTTTGAGCTTCTGGACCAAAGTGAACTGGAGGAGATGGACGAGGACCTGCTGGGTCTTCTCAGTCCTGATGGACAGGGGATAGTGGGAGTGGCCTCTCCCACAGACACACCCCCATCTCTGACGCACCAACCAGAGTCCTTCTAG
- the LOC139532127 gene encoding reticulophagy regulator 2-like isoform X4: MNVQPRLLSIPELSHHLVESYLYCCLFVQEMLQYKRQNHGKFCAMMCSGCSVLAVVGHYVPGIMISYIVALSVLVWPLVVYHELIQRMYTGLEPILMKLDYSMKGDTQHRKHDKRKVKKEVEEGDEPRAETESESEEELSCFAPLVDAKTTALAMAITDSELSDEEASILESGGFSVSRATTPQITDVSEDPDQQSVHNDPEEAFLRDRSEFPSVDEFPIEHSLLHFPLRGPGQSQGDGATAGGREPSEAEPMSPASLLLQHLASPLHFVNTHFNGRGRPPGGDQGPLLGAGTAEEVVHGGEVESQAPRQSLEALSEEIVNTAISTVVQNTLSALLRSTEDSKVPSIADFLPTDMPSSTLESPPVAEAEKDQDAVAVEKSAEEMPDDMFVPTEDEDFELLDQSELEEMDEDLLGLLSPDGQGIVGVASPTDTPPSLTHQPESF, from the exons ATGAATGTGCAACCCCGGCTCCTCAGTATTCCAGAGCTCAGCCACCACCTGGTGGAGAGCTACCTCTACTGCTGCCTCTTCGTCCAGGAGATGCTGCAGTACAAAAGGCAGAACCATGGAAAG TTCTGTGCCATGATGTGCTCTGGCTGTTCTGTGCTCGCCGTGGTGGGACACTACGTACCAGGAATCATGATATCCTATATCGTCG CGCTGAGTGTGTTGGTGTGGCCTCTGGTGGTGTACCACGAGCTGATCCAGCGGATGTACACAGGCCTGGAGCCCATTCTGATGAAACTGGACTACAGCATGAAGGGAGACACGCAGCACCGCAAGCACGATAAGAGGA aggtgaagaaggaggtggaggaagggGATGAGCCCAGGgctgagacagagagcgagagcgaggagGAGCTGTCCTGCTTTGCCCCCCTG GTGGATGCAAAGACCACAGCCCTGGCTATGGCCATCACCGACTCGGAGCTGTCTGACGAGGAAGCATCCATTTTGGAGAGTGGGGGGTTCTCCGTATCCAGAGCTACCACCCCACAGATCACAGACGTCTCTGAAG ACCCGGACCAGCAGAGTGTGCACAATGACCCAGAGGAGGCCTTCCTAAGGGACCGATCTGAATTCCCCTCGGTTGACGAGTTCCCCATCGAGCACAGCCTCCTCCATTTTCCGTTGCGGGGCCCCGGTCAGAGCCAAGGGGACGGGGCTACGGCTGGGGGAAGAGAGCCCTCAGAGGCGGAGCCCATGAGCCCGGCCAGCCTCCTCCTCCAGCACCTGGCCTCCCCACTCCACTTTGTCAACACACACTTCAACGGACGTGGACGGCCGCCAGGTGGGGACCAGGGACCACTGCTGGGTGCTGGGACAGCGGAGGAGGTGGTGCATGGGGGGGAAGTGGAGTCCCAGGCCCCGAGGCAGTCACTGGAAGCCCTGAGTGAGGAGATTGTGAACACGGCAATCTCCACCGTGGTGCAGAACACTCTGTCGGCCCTGCTACGCTCCACCGAGGACAGCAAGGTCCCCTCAATCGCAGATTTCCTGCCCACCGACATGCCCTCCAGCACCCTGGAAAGTCCGCCTGTCGCCGAGGCAGAAAAGGACCAGGATGCGGTCGCTGTGGAGAAGAGTGCTGAGGAGATGCCGGACGACATGTTTGTACCGACCGAGGACGAGGACTTTGAGCTTCTGGACCAAAGTGAACTGGAGGAGATGGACGAGGACCTGCTGGGTCTTCTCAGTCCTGATGGACAGGGGATAGTGGGAGTGGCCTCTCCCACAGACACACCCCCATCTCTGACGCACCAACCAGAGTCCTTCTAG
- the LOC139532128 gene encoding tubulin beta-4B chain-like isoform X2, which yields MREIVHLQAGQCGNQIGAKFWEVISDEHGIDPTGTYHGDSDLQLERINVYYNEATGGKYVPRAILVDLEPGTMDSVRSGPFGQIFRPDNFVFGQSGAGNNWAKGHYTEGAELVDSVLDVVRKEAESCDCLQGFQLTHSLGGGTGSGMGTLLISKIREEYPDRIMNTFSVVPSPKVSDTVVEPYNATLSVHQLVENTDETYCIDNEALYDICFRTLKLTTPTYGDLNHLVSATMSGVTTCLRFPGQLNADLRKLAVNMVPFPRLHFFMPGFAPLTSRGSQQYRALTVPELTQQMFDAKNMMAACDPRHGRYLTVAAIFRGRMSMKEVDEQMLNVQNKNSSYFVEWIPNNVKTAVCDIPPRGLKMSATFIGNSTAIQELFKRISEQFTAMFRRKAFLHWYTGEGMDEMEFTEAESNMNDLVSEYQQYQDATAEEEGEFEEEGEEDMG from the exons ATGAGGGAGATTGTTCATCTGCAGGCCGGTCAATGTGGAAATCAGATCGGTGCCAAG TTTTGGGAGGTTATCAGTGACGAGCATGGAATAGACCCAACAGGCACTTACCATGGAGATAGCGATCTGCAGCTTGAGAGAATCAACGTCTACTATAATGAGGCAACAG GTGGCAAGTATGTTCCTCGTGCCATTCTAGTTGATCTGGAGCCTGGCACGATGGACTCTGTCCGCTCTGGACCATTTGGCCAAATATTCAGACCGGACAACTTTGTCTTTG gACAGAGTGGTGCAGGTAACAACTGGGCAAAGGGCCATTACACTGAGGGAGCAGAGCTGGTAGACTCTGTCCTGGATGTGGTGAGAAAGGAAGCCGAGAGCTGCGACTGTCTTCAGGGTTTCCAGCTCACCCACTCCCTTGGAGGCGGCACGGGCTCTGGTATGGGTACCCTGTTGATTAGCAAGATCCGTGAGGAGTACCCTGACCGCATCATGAACACCTTCAGTGTGGTGCCCTCCCCCAAAGTGTCAGACACCGTGGTGGAGCCCTACAATGCCACCCTGTCTGTGCATCAGCTAGTGGAGAACACTGACGAGACTTATTGCATCGACAACGAGGCCTTGTATGACATCTGCTTTCGCACTCTGAAGCTGACGACTCCCACTTACGGGGACCTCAACCACCTGGTGTCAGCCACCATGAGTGGTGTCACCACCTGCCTGCGCTTCCCCGGCCAGCTCAACGCCGACCTACGTAAGCTAGCTGTCAACATGGTCCCATTCCCCCGCCTGCATTTCTTCATGCCAGGCTTTGCCCCCCTCACCAGCAGAGGTAGCCAGCAGTACAGAGCGCTGACGGTGCCCGAACTCACCCAGCAGATGTTCGATGCCAAGAACATGATGGCCGCCTGCGATCCCCGCCACGGCCGCTACCTCACTGTGGCCGCAATTTTCCGTGGCCGCATGTCCATGAAGGAGGTGGACGAGCAGATGCTGAACGTGCAGAACAAGAACAGCAGCTACTTTGTCGAATGGATCCCCAACAATGTCAAGACTGCAGTCTGCGACATCCCACCCCGCGGCCTCAAAATGTCCGCTACCTTCATTGGCAACAGCACGGCCATCCAGGAGTTGTTTAAGCGCATCTCTGAGCAGTTCACAGCCATGTTCCGCCGCAAGGCCTTCCTGCACTGGTACACCGGAGAGGGCATGGACGAGATGGAGTTCACCGAGGCCGAGAGCAACATGAACGACCTGGTATCTGAGTACCAGCAGTACCAGGATGCCACCGCCGAGGAGGAGGGCGAGtttgaagaggagggagaagaggatatGGGTTAG
- the LOC139531401 gene encoding putative malate dehydrogenase 1B: MHILEHIIFKVRKVSERYQQYGRLIDERVHINVAVIVAVNSLVNLKCSLLLENAPSVDSGRFVGMATQQEYEARAHIAQKLSVKTADVTDVIIWGNIRGSSHVDLQRAKVFQYEGAIWGPLDFSQPVLEIIYDRKWLQSDFLNLVSSQRATVASKSQRATAISDSNGIIAVLKAWNCNSSAKEVLSLGILSTGRYNLPAGVVFSMQVSFQDGRWSVLSDVIGDEKRAKLQIAADQLREF; the protein is encoded by the exons ATGCATATCTTAGAACATATTATTTTTAAGGTGAGAAAGGTGTCGGAGCGTTACCAACAGTATGGGCGCCTCATCGACGAAAGGGTGCACATAAACGTGGCAGTGATTGTGGCTGTGAACTCCTTGGTTAACCTGAAGTGCTCCCTTTTGCTAGAGAATGCTCCCTCGGTTGACAGTGGACGCTTTGTGGGCATGGCAACTCAACAGGAGTACGAGGCCAGAGCCCACATTGCACAGAAGCTGTCTGTGAAGACTGCAG ATGTGACAGATGTCATCATTTGGGGCAACATCAGAGGCAGTTCCCATGTTGACCTGCAGAGGGCGAAGGTTTTCCAATATGAAGGGGCCATCTGGGGACCATTAGATTTTTCTCAGCCAGTCCTAGAGATTATTTATGACAG gAAATGGCTACAGTCTGACTTCCTGAATTTGGTCAGTTCCCAACGTGCCACTGTAGCCTCCAAGTCCCAGAGGGCTACAGCCATATCAGACTCGAATGGGATCATTGCAGTTCTAAAGGCCTGGAACTGCAACTCTTCTGCTAAGGAGGTCCTCTCCTTAGGCATACTCAGCACAGGCAGG TACAACCTCCCAGCTGGTGTAGTATTCTCAATGCAAGTGAGCTTCCAGGATGGTAGATGGTCCGTGTTGTCTGATGTAATTGGTGATGAGAAGAGGGCCAAACTGCAGATTGCTGCAGACCAACTCAGGGAGTTTTGA